One Heterodontus francisci isolate sHetFra1 chromosome 3, sHetFra1.hap1, whole genome shotgun sequence DNA window includes the following coding sequences:
- the gjb7 gene encoding connexin 28.8, producing MSWSLLRDVLSGVNKYSTIVGRIWLSVMFIFRVLVYVVAAERVWNDEQKEFTCNSRQPGCENVCFDHFFPVSHARLLALQLILVSTPSLLVVMHVGYREHREKKYKKKLYKNKGNIDGGLWWTYFFSLVFKTGVEFSFLFLLQWLYNGFSVPRLLKCEIRPCPNVVDCFVGRPTEKTIFLYCMVASSGLCILLNICEISYLVVKHCREICEKRSVKQAQRLKCGCDPWKSQHAHLKAFKNGTLKSSISSQTM from the coding sequence ATGAGCTGGAGTTTACTCCGTGATGTTTTAAGTGGAGTGAATAAATACTCCACCATAGTGGGGAGAATCTGGTTGAGTGTTATGTTCATATTCCGAGTCCTTGTCTATGTGGTGGCAGCAGAACGTGTCTGGAATGATGAGCAGAAGGAATTCACCTGCAACTCAAGGCAACCCGGTTGTGAAAATGTATGTTTTGACCACTTCTTTCCAGTATCCCATGCAAGACTTTTGGCACTGCAACTTATCTTGGTTTCCACCCCTTCTCTTTTGGTTGTCATGCATGTTGGTTACAGGGAACACAGGGAGAAGAAGTACAAAAAGAAACTGTATAAAAACAAAGGGAACATAGATGGGGGTCTGTGGTGGACCTATTTCTTTAGTCTAGTGTTCAAAACGGGAGTTGAGTTCAGTTTCTTGTTCTTGCTGCAGTGGTTGTACAATGGGTTCTCTGTTCCTCGCCTTTTGAAATGTGAGATCAGGCCTTGCCCCAATGTGGTGGATTGTTTTGTTGGTCGGCCAACTGAAAAGACCATCTTCCTCTACTGCATGGTTGCCTCCTCAGGATTATGCATACTGCTAAACATCTGTGAGATCAGTTACCTAGTTGTAAAGCACTGCAGAGAAATTTGTGAAAAGAGATCCGTAAAACAAGCACAAAGGTTGAAATGTGGATGTGACCCATGGAAGAGCCAACATGCTCATCTAAAAGCATTTAAAAATGGCACTTTGAAGTCTTCCATAAGCAGTCAAACAATGTGA